From Toxorhynchites rutilus septentrionalis strain SRP chromosome 2, ASM2978413v1, whole genome shotgun sequence, a single genomic window includes:
- the LOC129766959 gene encoding endocuticle structural glycoprotein ABD-5-like produces the protein MCIKMNICRLRTILLTVMLGNVTLIFVNAAPVDNDSATVTILKFENINKENGYEFSYETSDQQTRNEVGTYKTDSEGKVYLDVRGTYSYVSSDGQTLLVSYIAGKDGFRLISKPIPEKLPNSKQKIPEKLPISLVG, from the exons ATGTGTATAAAAATGAATATTTGCAGG CTTAGAACCATTCTACTGACGGTAATGCTTGGGAATGTCACATTAATTTTCGTGAACGCTGCCCCGGTTGATAATGACAGTGCCACAGTCACGATACTCAAATTCGAGAACATAAACAAGGAAAATGGATATGAATTCAG TTATGAGACGAGTGACCAGCAAACCCGAAATGAAGTTGGAACGTACAAAACAGATTCGGAGGGCAAGGTGTATTTAGATGTGCGAGGGACTTACAGTTACGTCTCATCGGATGGTCAGACTCTCTTGGTATCTTACATCGCTGGCAAGGATGGATTCAGACTGATCTCGAAGCCAATTCCGGAAAAACTACCTAACTCGAagcaaaaaattccggaaaaactACCTATCTCTTTGGTAGGATAA
- the LOC129766960 gene encoding flexible cuticle protein 12-like, giving the protein MWLTSGKLSSVVEVVEADHSYPGQDNADEKLQAFKKTLLIATLGNVILHYANSAPVGNDSVTVMIVKYENIQSENGYEFQYETSDKQTRHEIGAYHTDSEGNAYLEVQGSYSYVSPDGQFQSESYIADKDGYRLRASMPIIPPAGLPPLEISDKVLISLLG; this is encoded by the exons ATGTGGCTAACGTCTGGtaaactctcttcagtagtagaagtagTAGAAGCCGATCATAGCTATCCAGGACaagataatgccgacgagaaactgcaggcg TTTAAGAAAACTCTACTGATAGCAACGCTTGGAAATGTCATACTACATTACGCGAACTCCGCCCCGGTGGGTAATGATAGTGTCACGGTGATGATCGTCAAATATGAGAACATACAATCGGAGAATGGATATGAATTCCA GTATGAGACGAGTGACAAACAAACCCGACACGAAATTGGAGCTTACCACACGGATTCGGAGGGCAACGCATATTTAGAAGTTCAAGGATCATACAGTTACGTTTCACCTGACGGGCAATTTCAATCGGAATCTTACATCGCTGACAAAGATGGATACAGGCTTAGGGCGTCTATGCCAATCATTCCACCTGCAGGCTTGCCCCCACTCGAAATATCGGATAAGGTCCTCATCTCTTTGCTAGGATAA